From a single Sorghum bicolor cultivar BTx623 chromosome 5, Sorghum_bicolor_NCBIv3, whole genome shotgun sequence genomic region:
- the LOC8083136 gene encoding uncharacterized protein LOC8083136, with translation MSDIAKRDFEMLAVDGSNYLTWATDIEIRLDGMGLDHTIVQLEAGKDERTKQDKAKALHYLRHHLHPDLKCEYMTEKDPLVLWQSLKDRFSQQLTIVLPRAQQDWINLRFQDFKSVVAYNSALHRIVSKLRLCGQKITDADMIEKTLSTFHPGNIVLQQQYRNSRYTKYSELSEVLSVAEQQNEVLMNNHSARPTGSIAVPEAHANIVESSRNRKRSRGRGKWRGKKGAMFKVKGKGNPKSKNKSKGQHESHFLTEPEARPEKHDDGVVGASGDVRMDESEDNLLDDFDIFGDVQ, from the exons ATGTCGGACATCGCAAAGAGGGATTTCGAGATGCTCGCCGTGGATGGCAGCAACTACCTCACTTGGGCGACCGACATCGAGATCAGACTCGATGGAATGGGCCTCGATCATACCATTGTCCAGCTTGAAGCTGGCAAGGATGAACGCACAAAGCAGGACAAGGCAAAGGCGTTGCATTACCTGCGACACCATCTTCATCCTGACTTGAAGTGCGAATACATGACGGAGAAGGATCCGCTAGTCTTATGGCAGTCCCTGAAGGACCGCTTCAGCCAGCAGCTGACTATTGTGCTCCCCAGAGCACAACAAGACTGGATCAATCTACGCTTCCAAGACTTTAAGTCTGTGGTTGCGTACAACTCCGCTTTGCACAGGATTGTGAGCAAACTGCGTCTATGTGGCCAGAAGATCACTGACGCTGATATGATCGAGAAGACCTTGTCCACCTTCCACCCCGGCAACATTGTACTTCAACAGCAGTATAGAAACTCAAGGTACACCAAGTACTCTGAGTTGAGTGAAGTACTATCTGTTGCCGAACAACAGAATGAGGTTCTCATGAACAATCATTCTGCCCGCCCTACTGGTTCTATAGCTGTGCCTGAAGCACATGCTAATATTGTTGAGAGTTCTCGCAACCGCAAAAGGAGCCGTGGAAGGGGAAAGTGGAGGGGGAAGAAGGGTGCCATGTTCAAGGTCAAAGGAAAGGGAAACCCAAAG AGCAAAAACAAGAGTAAAGGTCAGCATGAGTCCCACTTCCTCACTGAGCCTGAAGCTCGGCCTGAGAAGCACGACGACGGGGTCGTCGGTGCAAGTGGAGACGTCCGAATGGATGAGAGTGAGGACAACCTTCTTGatgactttgatatatttggagACGTGCAGTAA